From the genome of Nicotiana sylvestris chromosome 2, ASM39365v2, whole genome shotgun sequence, one region includes:
- the LOC104246463 gene encoding ras-related protein Rab5: protein MASTGHNNLNAKLVLLGDMGAGKSSLVIRFVKGQFLEFQESTIGAAFFSSTVSVNNATVKFEIWDTAGQERYHSLAPMYYRGAAAAIIVYDITSTESFARAKKWVQELQKQGNPNMVMALAGNKADVEDKRKVTAEEARLYAEENGLFFMETSAKTATNVNDIFYEIAKRLPRAQPAQNPAGMVLIDRPAQGSKVASCCT, encoded by the exons ATGGCGTCAACCGGTCACAATAATCTCAATGCAAAACTC GTGTTATTAGGGGACATGGGAGCTGGTAAATCAAGCTTGGTTATACGATTCGTCAAGGGTCAATTCCTTGAATTCCAG GAATCGACGATCGGAGCAGCGTTCTTTTCGTCAACGGTGTCAGTTAACAATGCTACGGTGAAGTTTGAGATCTGGGACACTGCTGGTCAGGAGAGGTACCACAGCTTAGCGCCTATGTACTACAGAGGTGCTGCAGCTGCTATCATCGTGTATGACATCACAAGCACT GAATCATTTGCACGAGCAAAAAAATGGGTTCAAGAGTTGCAGAAGCAAG GTAATCCCAACATGGTCATGGCTCTTGCTGGAAACAAAGCCGATGTGGAAGATAAGAGGAAGGTGACTGCAGAA GAAGCACGCCTGTACGCAGAGGAAAACGGTCTTTTTTTCATGGAAACCTCTGCCAAAACTGCTACCAATGTCAATGATATTTTCTACGAAATAG CTAAACGGTTGCCTAGAGCTCAACCTGCACAAAATCCGGCAGGAATGGTACTAATTGACAGACCAGCGCAGGGATCAAAAGTTGCATCATGCTGTACTTAA